The Candidatus Koribacter versatilis Ellin345 genome has a segment encoding these proteins:
- a CDS encoding LacI family DNA-binding transcriptional regulator, with protein sequence MVKRTKAAGDNRGNGTAENRKPNITIADLAAHLKLTKGTISAVLNNSPYSKSIPQHTKDRILAAAAELNYQPNFLARSLRQKRSYSIGVVAEEIGDPYSSVIISGIESVLSRMKYIFLTVAHRHDPNLLQQYFDILRTRGVEGIIAIDTRIESSPELPLVAVPGYSKFDGVHNIVLNHRTAAKVALEHLVGHGHRRIAILRGQILSSDSAERWHSIQKVAQEMSIKIDQDLVVQLSGDHASPQPGFEAIHELQARHAKYTAVFAYNDMAAIGAIQALKKFGLQVPSDVSVVGFDDVREATFYSPSLTTVRQPLRKMGETAAETLVGRIEGKTDLPAHVEVEPEFVIRQSTGAARSL encoded by the coding sequence TTGGTAAAACGGACGAAAGCGGCAGGCGACAATCGCGGCAACGGCACGGCTGAAAATCGAAAGCCGAACATCACGATTGCTGATTTGGCTGCGCACCTGAAGCTGACGAAAGGTACCATCTCCGCGGTCCTCAACAACTCCCCGTATTCGAAGTCGATTCCGCAGCACACCAAGGACCGCATTCTCGCTGCTGCTGCTGAACTCAACTACCAGCCAAACTTCCTTGCTCGCTCGCTCCGACAAAAGCGGAGCTACAGCATCGGTGTTGTTGCCGAAGAGATCGGCGATCCCTACAGCAGCGTCATTATTAGCGGTATTGAGTCTGTTCTCAGCCGGATGAAGTACATCTTTCTAACGGTCGCGCATCGACACGACCCGAATCTACTTCAGCAGTACTTCGATATCCTCCGCACCCGTGGTGTGGAAGGGATCATCGCGATCGACACCCGGATCGAGTCCTCTCCTGAACTCCCGCTCGTCGCCGTGCCTGGCTATTCGAAATTTGACGGCGTGCATAACATTGTTCTGAACCATCGAACTGCGGCCAAAGTGGCGCTTGAACACTTGGTTGGTCACGGCCATCGACGAATCGCAATCTTGCGCGGCCAGATCCTCAGTTCAGATTCGGCAGAGCGTTGGCATTCGATCCAAAAGGTCGCACAAGAGATGTCGATCAAAATCGATCAGGACCTTGTGGTGCAGTTGAGTGGCGACCACGCTTCGCCGCAACCTGGTTTCGAGGCCATTCACGAACTGCAAGCTCGCCACGCCAAGTACACGGCGGTATTCGCATACAACGACATGGCCGCGATCGGAGCGATCCAGGCGCTGAAGAAATTCGGCCTGCAGGTTCCGAGCGACGTATCAGTGGTCGGATTCGACGATGTGCGTGAAGCGACTTTCTACTCGCCATCTCTTACGACGGTACGCCAACCTTTGCGCAAAATGGGCGAGACGGCCGCGGAAACCCTCGTCGGTCGAATTGAAGGCAAGACGGATCTGCCGGCGCACGTGGAAGTGGAGCCGGAATTTGTGATTCGGCAGTCCACCGGTGCAGCACGTTCCCTCTAG
- a CDS encoding LacI family DNA-binding transcriptional regulator encodes MAPRKKLSDSGGPPRVTLKTIAEKLGLTAGTVSAALNNSPAARSIPDATKERILRTARELGYSPNYFARSLRLQRAYTVGVIAEEIGDPYGGMVISGIEEYLRKNNYFFLAVSHRHDQEILHTYAKMLMTRGVEGFITTDTSLLSDPGLPTVAVSGHRQVSGVTNVVIDHHVAARLALQHLVELGHTRIAFLIGDPASSDSKTRWSAICEVAAELRLTIYPELTVQIESRDSTPGLGYPFAKQLLERRVPFTALFAYNDLSAIGSIWAFREAGIRVPEDISVVGFDDIPFSAYTHPGLTTIRQPLKQMGMIAAQTVVDQIEGKSEYVPEIVVEPELVVRSSTAPVSAHNRVVTQMSHASD; translated from the coding sequence ATGGCTCCCAGGAAAAAGCTCTCAGACTCCGGCGGCCCGCCGCGCGTAACCCTGAAGACGATCGCCGAGAAACTCGGCCTGACAGCAGGCACCGTCTCAGCAGCCCTCAATAACTCACCCGCGGCACGATCCATACCCGACGCGACCAAAGAGCGCATCCTTCGAACTGCGCGCGAGCTGGGCTATAGCCCCAACTATTTCGCGCGCTCATTACGGCTCCAAAGAGCCTACACGGTCGGTGTAATCGCCGAGGAAATCGGTGATCCCTACGGTGGCATGGTGATCAGCGGCATCGAAGAGTACCTACGAAAGAACAACTACTTCTTCCTCGCGGTCAGTCACCGCCACGACCAGGAGATTTTGCACACCTACGCGAAGATGCTGATGACGCGAGGGGTAGAAGGCTTCATCACCACCGACACTTCGCTTCTGAGCGATCCCGGCTTGCCCACGGTCGCTGTTTCCGGGCACCGCCAGGTCAGCGGCGTAACCAATGTGGTGATTGACCACCACGTTGCGGCCCGCCTCGCGTTGCAGCATCTGGTCGAACTCGGCCATACCCGGATCGCGTTTCTCATCGGCGACCCGGCGAGTTCCGATTCTAAGACCCGCTGGTCCGCCATATGCGAAGTCGCTGCCGAACTTCGTTTGACGATCTATCCCGAACTCACTGTGCAAATTGAGAGTCGTGACTCGACGCCAGGTCTGGGCTATCCCTTCGCGAAGCAGCTGCTGGAACGCCGAGTTCCCTTCACGGCGCTCTTTGCGTACAACGATCTTTCTGCAATCGGCTCTATCTGGGCGTTCCGTGAAGCAGGAATACGAGTTCCAGAGGATATCTCGGTCGTCGGCTTCGACGACATTCCGTTCTCTGCCTACACTCATCCCGGCCTCACGACGATTCGGCAACCTCTGAAACAGATGGGAATGATCGCAGCGCAAACCGTTGTGGACCAGATCGAAGGTAAATCGGAATACGTGCCGGAAATCGTAGTCGAGCCGGAGCTTGTGGTGCGCTCCTCAACCGCGCCGGTAAGTGCGCACAATCGCGTCGTCACGCAGATGTCGCACGCGTCCGACTGA
- a CDS encoding GH116 family glycosyl hydrolase: MPKRRLSVLFVLTALFFFSSSFSYAGDDIPEAAWRRPIGAPLQNAGGKKPGLPIIDDGYWQGAPVGGFGAGTFSRTYRGNFERWHVKAGIHKYQNVPANQFAVFAQADGDAAVAQVLSTQKPEHGELSSWNWTYPVGAGDYAALYPKSWFAYKSPQLPITLTLEQFSPVIPDNYKESSYPVAVYNWYVTNPSQKRVTVSILFSWTNMVGWFRDTTTGFGAALNSQDINHYKSEAIKSSQMQGIVFDRLRSEPVSDEWDGQFAIASLAGSGVEISYLTTYRPSGDGSDVWTPFAKDGRLPNVAAGLASSGDSLAGAIAVRFTLAPGEKRTIPMALAWDLPFIQFGSGRKWARHYTRFFDRFGTNAWKLARTALEQGNDWSRQIDAWQKPYISDESKPLWYRGMLFNELYDLVDGGTMWAHEVGTPGNPHHPSAVKDDSFSYLECFDYAYYGTLDVRFYGSFPLAKFWPEIEKQEMREYADTIPENIDQKYIWAWKSDNEHKLEPTQRKVAGSAPHDLGSPLEDALILPNQYNYQSVSFWKDLNSKYVLMVWRDYVMSGSKDKAFLQYNYNAVKQSMQFLRQFDKNNDGLIENDGYPDQTYDNWSARGESAYSGSLYLAALRATEEMAKLLGDQRTAADTAALFKRAQDSFVKKLWNGTYFNYDVGSSYKDAIMAEQLAGQWYASLTGLGDLVPRDMQHSALKKVYDFNVMKLQNGTMGALNGISASGEVLKDNEQTEEVWTGVTFAVAATMLQNGLREEGFNTAKGVYNVVYDQKGYWFRTPEAYDTNGMYRASMYMRPGAIWSMEMVPAAK, encoded by the coding sequence ATGCCCAAGCGGCGACTGTCAGTCCTATTCGTGCTAACCGCCCTATTTTTCTTCAGCTCCAGCTTTTCATATGCCGGAGATGATATTCCGGAGGCGGCGTGGCGGCGACCCATCGGCGCGCCATTACAAAATGCCGGTGGCAAGAAGCCGGGATTACCAATTATTGACGACGGTTATTGGCAGGGCGCGCCAGTCGGTGGCTTTGGGGCTGGCACTTTTTCCCGAACCTATCGCGGAAATTTCGAACGCTGGCATGTGAAAGCGGGAATTCACAAATATCAGAATGTTCCGGCGAATCAGTTCGCAGTTTTCGCGCAAGCGGACGGCGATGCTGCGGTGGCGCAGGTGCTCTCCACGCAAAAGCCGGAGCATGGCGAGCTCTCTTCGTGGAATTGGACGTACCCGGTTGGCGCCGGCGACTACGCTGCGCTCTATCCGAAGTCCTGGTTTGCATACAAGTCGCCACAATTGCCGATTACTCTTACGCTCGAACAGTTTTCGCCGGTGATCCCCGATAACTACAAGGAATCCAGCTATCCGGTTGCGGTCTACAACTGGTACGTCACAAATCCTTCGCAGAAACGCGTGACGGTCTCGATCCTGTTTTCGTGGACGAATATGGTCGGGTGGTTCCGCGATACGACAACGGGCTTCGGTGCGGCGCTGAATTCACAAGACATCAACCACTACAAATCTGAGGCGATAAAGTCGAGCCAGATGCAGGGCATCGTTTTCGATCGACTGCGCTCGGAGCCGGTTTCGGATGAGTGGGACGGCCAGTTCGCGATTGCTTCGCTTGCAGGAAGTGGCGTTGAAATTTCTTACCTGACGACGTATCGGCCCTCGGGTGACGGTTCGGACGTATGGACGCCGTTCGCGAAGGACGGGCGCTTGCCCAACGTTGCGGCAGGGCTTGCCAGCAGCGGAGACTCGCTGGCTGGAGCGATCGCCGTTCGATTCACGTTGGCGCCCGGAGAAAAGCGGACGATTCCGATGGCGCTCGCCTGGGATCTGCCGTTCATTCAGTTCGGCTCGGGCCGTAAATGGGCGCGCCACTACACGCGTTTCTTCGATCGCTTCGGCACGAACGCCTGGAAACTCGCGCGCACCGCGCTCGAGCAAGGGAATGACTGGAGCCGCCAGATTGATGCGTGGCAGAAGCCGTATATCAGCGATGAATCGAAGCCGCTTTGGTATCGTGGCATGCTCTTTAATGAGCTTTATGACCTTGTGGATGGCGGCACGATGTGGGCGCACGAAGTCGGCACGCCTGGCAATCCGCATCATCCCTCAGCGGTGAAGGACGATAGCTTCAGCTACCTCGAGTGCTTTGACTACGCTTATTACGGAACGCTCGACGTCCGCTTCTATGGATCGTTCCCACTCGCGAAGTTCTGGCCGGAGATCGAGAAGCAGGAGATGCGCGAGTATGCCGACACGATCCCGGAGAACATCGATCAGAAATACATCTGGGCTTGGAAGTCGGACAATGAACACAAACTGGAACCGACGCAGCGCAAGGTCGCTGGATCTGCGCCGCATGATTTAGGCAGCCCGCTGGAAGACGCGCTGATTCTGCCGAACCAGTACAACTACCAGAGCGTGTCGTTCTGGAAGGACTTGAACAGCAAGTATGTGTTGATGGTGTGGCGCGACTATGTCATGTCCGGCAGTAAGGACAAAGCGTTTCTGCAATACAACTACAACGCCGTGAAGCAGTCGATGCAATTCCTGCGTCAGTTCGACAAGAACAACGACGGGCTCATCGAAAATGACGGATATCCCGACCAGACTTACGACAACTGGTCAGCACGCGGCGAGAGCGCTTATAGCGGGAGCCTGTATCTCGCGGCTCTGCGGGCCACGGAGGAGATGGCCAAACTTCTTGGCGACCAGCGCACCGCGGCTGACACCGCTGCACTCTTCAAGCGCGCGCAGGACAGCTTTGTCAAGAAGCTCTGGAACGGCACGTATTTCAATTACGACGTCGGCAGCTCCTACAAAGACGCCATTATGGCCGAACAGTTGGCAGGGCAGTGGTATGCCTCGCTGACCGGCCTTGGCGACCTCGTGCCACGAGATATGCAACATTCCGCGTTGAAGAAGGTTTATGACTTCAACGTGATGAAATTGCAAAATGGCACGATGGGCGCACTGAATGGCATCAGCGCATCTGGAGAAGTGTTGAAGGACAATGAGCAGACCGAAGAGGTCTGGACTGGCGTCACCTTCGCAGTTGCGGCGACGATGCTGCAGAACGGATTGCGCGAAGAGGGCTTCAACACCGCGAAGGGCGTGTACAACGTCGTTTACGACCAGAAGGGCTATTGGTTCCGAACGCCTGAAGCATACGACACCAACGGAATGTATCGCGCGAGCATGTATATGCGTCCGGGCGCGATCTGGTCGATGGAAATGGTGCCGGCTGCGAAGTAG
- a CDS encoding glycoside hydrolase family 5 protein: protein MLRRLAVVFALVSIVAFAQDSPAFRRAQHLRHGINVSEWFAQSNDYSPQRLRTFTKLEDIDRIKKMGFDHIRISIDPQVFDCFRWNSNCERVQVLDDVVNRAANQDLAVMIDLHPNSEYKKQVATNGDEAQRAALLWERIAAHYAKSNPDLLFFELMNEPELGDAYKWNGIQEALAASVRRAAPQHTIIVAGARYSDIEDLVRMPDFADHNLIFNFHYYEPHTFTHQGASWGSAYWLRTQDLPFPATPENMAPILAQQPDDFTRWQLEEFALSNWNAARIEGEMAFAADWAKRHNVPLICNEFGAYREHTRPEDRMRWISAVRGALEKNHIGWTMWDYQGGFGVVHVKDGQVTEDAAVLQALGLK, encoded by the coding sequence ATGCTTCGCCGTCTTGCAGTTGTCTTTGCATTGGTATCCATTGTTGCGTTTGCGCAGGACTCACCGGCATTCCGCCGCGCGCAACATCTGCGCCACGGGATCAACGTCAGTGAATGGTTTGCCCAATCGAACGACTACAGCCCGCAGCGGCTGCGCACGTTCACAAAACTCGAAGACATTGATCGCATTAAGAAGATGGGCTTCGATCACATCCGCATCAGCATTGATCCGCAGGTCTTCGACTGTTTCCGCTGGAACTCGAACTGTGAGCGCGTGCAGGTGCTGGATGACGTGGTGAACCGGGCGGCCAATCAGGACCTCGCGGTGATGATTGATCTTCATCCGAACAGCGAGTACAAGAAACAAGTCGCAACGAACGGTGACGAAGCACAACGTGCTGCACTGCTTTGGGAGCGCATCGCCGCCCACTATGCAAAGTCGAATCCGGATCTACTCTTCTTCGAGTTGATGAACGAGCCGGAACTCGGCGATGCGTACAAATGGAACGGAATCCAGGAGGCCCTCGCGGCATCCGTGCGGCGGGCGGCGCCGCAGCACACGATCATCGTTGCGGGAGCTCGCTACTCCGATATTGAAGACCTGGTCAGGATGCCCGACTTTGCCGATCACAATCTGATCTTCAACTTCCACTACTACGAGCCCCACACCTTCACGCATCAAGGCGCTAGCTGGGGATCTGCCTATTGGCTACGCACGCAGGATTTGCCGTTCCCGGCAACACCAGAGAACATGGCACCAATTCTCGCGCAGCAACCTGATGACTTTACGCGCTGGCAACTGGAGGAATTTGCGCTCTCCAACTGGAATGCCGCCCGCATTGAAGGAGAGATGGCCTTTGCCGCCGATTGGGCTAAGCGCCACAACGTTCCGCTGATTTGCAATGAGTTCGGAGCTTATCGCGAACACACTCGTCCCGAGGATCGTATGCGCTGGATTTCTGCGGTACGCGGCGCGTTGGAGAAAAATCATATCGGCTGGACGATGTGGGATTACCAAGGCGGGTTCGGTGTGGTTCACGTGAAGGATGGTCAAGTCACCGAAGACGCTGCGGTACTGCAAGCGTTGGGGCTGAAGTAG
- a CDS encoding CRTAC1 family protein produces MNRRGFLYGMGLLGLAQSLPTFAQTAPNPGFKLVDVTKAAGIDFRHNNGAYGGKLLPETLGPGCAFLDYDGDGWLDVLLVNGTDWPAHRKQRSTLKLYRNNRNGTFADVTKAAGLDVEMYGMGVAVADYNNDGLPDIFVTCVGQSRLFKNTGKGTFVDVTKAAGLDKRTALSTSALWFDFDRDGFLDLFVCNYVKWSPETDISCSIDGKHKSYCTPEAYRGETCWLLRNRGDGTFEDVTAKSGIFDSSSKSLGVAMLDSNGDGWPDLVVANDTQPNKLYRNLKNGKFQDVGVETGLAFSMDGKARAGMGIDVGDFENSGRPGIAVTNFDNEMIGLYKSDAAGNFNDVAVTAGVGGPSRRMLGFGCAFADLNLDGALDLIAVNGHIDDTVRAVRRDVNFEQAPQIFLNDGHGKFRDIAGSIGADFATPKVARGLAYGDFDRDGDLDLLLTTNAGPAYLYRNDLSSGNRSIRFHLTGTKSNRDAIGATVKVTSAGVTQSRIVHSGSSYLSQSELALTFGVGQRDKIDRVEISWPSGRTEEFKNLASGKGYAAVEAKGCNPLDHF; encoded by the coding sequence TTGAACCGGCGCGGGTTCCTGTATGGCATGGGCTTGTTAGGCCTCGCGCAGTCTTTACCAACTTTTGCGCAGACCGCGCCGAATCCCGGGTTCAAACTCGTGGATGTCACAAAAGCCGCAGGGATCGACTTTCGACACAACAACGGCGCGTATGGCGGGAAACTGCTTCCCGAGACACTCGGTCCGGGTTGCGCCTTCCTCGATTATGATGGCGACGGTTGGCTCGATGTTCTCCTGGTCAACGGCACGGATTGGCCCGCTCATCGTAAACAGCGGTCGACTCTCAAGCTCTACCGCAACAATCGCAACGGAACTTTCGCTGACGTCACCAAGGCCGCTGGCCTCGATGTCGAGATGTACGGCATGGGCGTGGCGGTCGCCGACTACAACAACGATGGCTTACCCGACATTTTTGTTACCTGCGTAGGCCAGAGCAGGCTCTTCAAAAACACTGGCAAGGGGACGTTCGTTGACGTCACCAAGGCCGCCGGTCTCGACAAACGGACGGCACTCAGCACCAGTGCTCTCTGGTTCGATTTCGATCGCGACGGGTTCCTCGACCTGTTCGTCTGCAACTATGTGAAGTGGTCGCCTGAAACCGACATCTCTTGCAGCATTGATGGCAAACATAAGTCATACTGCACACCCGAAGCGTATCGCGGCGAAACCTGCTGGCTGCTGCGCAACCGTGGCGATGGAACCTTTGAGGACGTCACCGCGAAGAGCGGGATATTCGACTCAAGCTCGAAATCTCTAGGCGTCGCGATGCTCGACAGTAATGGCGATGGCTGGCCGGACCTGGTTGTTGCTAACGATACCCAACCCAACAAGCTCTATCGCAACTTGAAGAATGGGAAATTTCAGGACGTTGGAGTAGAGACGGGCCTCGCGTTCAGTATGGATGGCAAAGCGCGCGCGGGCATGGGCATTGACGTTGGCGACTTCGAGAACTCCGGCCGACCCGGCATTGCGGTTACGAACTTCGACAACGAGATGATCGGACTATACAAGAGCGATGCCGCCGGCAACTTCAACGATGTCGCAGTGACGGCCGGCGTCGGAGGGCCTTCGCGACGCATGCTCGGCTTCGGCTGCGCATTCGCAGACTTAAATCTCGATGGAGCGCTGGATCTGATCGCCGTCAACGGCCACATTGATGACACTGTTCGTGCCGTTCGGCGCGACGTGAACTTCGAGCAAGCGCCGCAGATTTTCCTCAACGATGGCCACGGAAAATTCCGCGACATCGCTGGAAGCATCGGCGCAGACTTCGCCACGCCTAAAGTCGCACGAGGCCTCGCGTACGGAGACTTTGACCGCGACGGCGACCTCGACCTCCTGCTTACGACCAATGCCGGCCCGGCCTACTTGTACCGCAACGACCTCAGCAGCGGTAACCGGAGTATTCGCTTCCATCTCACAGGAACGAAGTCAAATCGCGATGCAATCGGCGCAACAGTGAAGGTAACGTCCGCTGGCGTTACGCAATCGCGCATTGTGCATAGCGGTTCGAGCTACCTCTCGCAATCGGAGCTGGCGTTGACGTTCGGGGTGGGCCAGCGCGACAAAATCGATCGTGTCGAGATCTCGTGGCCGAGCGGACGCACGGAAGAGTTCAAGAATCTCGCGAGCGGCAAAGGCTACGCTGCCGTAGAAGCCAAAGGCTGCAATCCACTCGATCATTTCTAA
- a CDS encoding response regulator, producing MKKKIPVLLADDHALVRRGFRLMLEDDPEIEIVAEAGDGAQAVKLAGELHPRVVVMDCAMPGMSGMDATKQIRTQWPDIAVLMLTMHSEDTWVRLALEAGANGYILKSAIDLDLIQAVRRVANGETVLDPKVEKPTLKGNKSMGLTNRELEILQLIVSGKSNKEIASDLSLSVNTVSVHRANIMEGLGIHNTAELVVYAIKNGLVTLS from the coding sequence ATGAAGAAGAAGATTCCTGTCCTATTGGCCGACGACCATGCATTGGTGCGGCGCGGATTCCGCCTGATGCTTGAGGATGATCCAGAGATTGAAATCGTCGCCGAGGCTGGCGACGGAGCGCAGGCCGTCAAACTGGCCGGCGAACTCCACCCGCGTGTGGTGGTTATGGACTGCGCTATGCCCGGCATGAGCGGCATGGATGCAACCAAGCAGATCCGCACGCAGTGGCCTGATATCGCTGTTTTGATGCTGACGATGCATTCCGAAGATACTTGGGTACGGCTCGCGCTGGAAGCGGGGGCGAACGGCTACATCTTAAAAAGCGCCATAGATCTTGACTTAATCCAGGCAGTACGCCGCGTAGCAAACGGAGAGACTGTCCTCGATCCGAAAGTCGAAAAGCCAACCCTCAAGGGCAACAAGAGCATGGGGCTTACGAACCGCGAATTAGAGATTCTTCAACTCATCGTAAGCGGCAAATCGAACAAGGAAATCGCCAGCGATCTATCGCTCAGCGTAAATACGGTGTCGGTGCATCGCGCGAACATCATGGAGGGCCTTGGCATCCACAACACGGCTGAACTGGTGGTCTATGCGATCAAGAACGGCCTGGTGACGCTGTCTTGA
- a CDS encoding sensor histidine kinase, producing MSKTVDQRRTPTRGLLLALVVILCSVLVYSFYIRVQIKHLRAVQTDLVDRNRRDSLQLLRIENNLNALALAMRDMLQGDEPYPLTAWESQFRRLRVDLDDALLKEDQLAAAHRTPEQRQYLATSVSDFWAEVDHVFAVANGGDEKAARALIPALQTHEAGLSSTVSRQLVENNRAEEEAAHQIESIYAGVERNVFVFLAATLAAIIVTGVLITLSNRQLFARLAHLSEQRSELAHKLIATQESTLQFVSRELHDEFGQILTAIGSLLGRAEKQAPAGSTWARDLHEVREMAQSTLDSVRSLSQALHPVVLDEAGVEHAIDWYLPMMERQNAITIHYGKSGSSQLVGSGAGIHIYRILQEALNNVVRHASVQEAWVRLQFEPGRLLLEVEDHGKGFQPDPSRRGIGVVAMRERAELLGGNIKWLPAPGGGTLVRLAVPKERLNA from the coding sequence GTGTCGAAAACAGTAGACCAGCGCCGAACGCCCACCCGTGGGCTGCTCCTCGCGCTCGTAGTCATCCTTTGTTCGGTGCTGGTCTACTCCTTTTACATTCGAGTCCAGATCAAACATCTGCGAGCGGTGCAAACTGATCTCGTGGATCGTAATCGTCGCGACTCGCTGCAACTGTTGCGAATCGAGAACAACCTCAATGCGCTCGCCTTGGCGATGCGCGACATGCTGCAGGGCGATGAGCCGTATCCCCTGACGGCGTGGGAGAGCCAATTCCGGCGTTTACGCGTAGATCTGGATGACGCCTTGCTGAAGGAAGATCAGCTGGCAGCCGCGCATCGCACGCCTGAACAACGGCAATACCTGGCGACTTCGGTTTCCGACTTTTGGGCGGAGGTGGACCATGTCTTCGCAGTCGCAAACGGCGGTGACGAGAAGGCCGCCCGTGCTCTGATTCCAGCGCTGCAAACCCATGAGGCTGGACTGAGTTCAACGGTCTCCCGCCAATTGGTGGAAAACAATCGCGCAGAAGAAGAGGCGGCTCACCAGATCGAATCAATTTATGCGGGCGTCGAGAGGAACGTCTTCGTCTTTCTCGCGGCAACGCTGGCGGCGATCATTGTAACCGGCGTGCTAATCACGTTGTCGAACCGCCAGCTCTTTGCAAGGCTCGCGCACCTTTCCGAACAACGCAGTGAACTGGCGCACAAGCTCATCGCGACGCAGGAATCCACGCTGCAATTCGTCTCGCGCGAATTGCATGACGAGTTTGGTCAAATTCTCACAGCAATCGGTTCCCTCCTCGGTCGGGCCGAGAAGCAAGCGCCCGCAGGTAGCACCTGGGCACGAGATCTGCACGAAGTCCGTGAGATGGCGCAGTCCACTCTTGATAGCGTACGCAGCCTCTCCCAAGCACTCCATCCCGTGGTGCTGGATGAAGCCGGTGTGGAACACGCGATTGACTGGTACTTGCCGATGATGGAGCGTCAGAACGCGATTACGATCCACTATGGTAAGAGCGGTTCTTCCCAATTGGTGGGAAGCGGCGCGGGAATTCACATCTACAGAATTCTTCAGGAAGCCCTGAACAACGTAGTACGACATGCGAGCGTGCAGGAAGCGTGGGTGCGCCTGCAGTTTGAACCAGGGCGGCTCCTGCTCGAAGTCGAGGACCACGGCAAGGGGTTTCAGCCGGACCCATCACGGCGTGGCATTGGCGTAGTCGCCATGCGCGAGCGCGCAGAGCTACTAGGCGGTAACATTAAATGGCTCCCTGCTCCGGGCGGCGGAACGCTGGTCCGGCTGGCAGTACCGAAGGAACGATTGAACGCATGA
- a CDS encoding VOC family protein, whose protein sequence is MRTFARQSRWLAPILALCGCAALSQPNQPEPKRPRITGFAHVAVYVTDLSKAQHFYGDILGYEKISPTLYRVNTTQSIELEQSSKDTDDRIAHIAFLTDSADGMLAYLRAKGIKVPDKANDGRNGARWFALTDPAGQAIEFLQEKPQPAPKTAKPPASKQIIHVGFIVRDRAAEEHFYQDILGFRLYWHGGMEPNRTDWVALQVPDGTVWIEEMRADEHPSKQDLGVLNHFSLGVEKMTTVIPNLKEHGWVPVGDDGTAPEIGKDGKWQFDIFDPDLTRVEYMEFRPTQKPCCSDFTGPHPHD, encoded by the coding sequence ATGAGGACCTTTGCGCGGCAGTCGCGATGGCTCGCTCCTATCCTGGCGCTTTGTGGATGCGCCGCACTCTCACAACCGAATCAACCCGAACCCAAGCGGCCACGTATCACCGGTTTCGCGCACGTCGCTGTATACGTCACCGACTTGTCGAAGGCGCAGCATTTCTACGGCGACATCCTCGGATACGAAAAGATCTCGCCCACTCTTTACCGCGTGAACACTACGCAGTCCATCGAACTTGAACAGAGTTCGAAAGATACCGACGATCGTATCGCGCACATCGCTTTTCTCACCGACTCGGCCGACGGCATGCTTGCCTATCTGCGCGCGAAAGGAATCAAGGTGCCGGACAAGGCCAACGATGGCCGCAACGGTGCTCGCTGGTTTGCGCTGACCGACCCTGCCGGACAGGCGATCGAGTTCCTTCAAGAAAAACCACAGCCGGCGCCTAAGACTGCGAAGCCTCCAGCTTCGAAGCAAATTATCCACGTCGGCTTCATCGTGCGGGATCGTGCTGCGGAAGAGCATTTCTATCAGGACATCCTCGGCTTCCGTCTTTATTGGCATGGTGGCATGGAGCCCAACCGCACCGACTGGGTTGCACTCCAGGTTCCCGACGGCACCGTTTGGATCGAGGAAATGCGTGCCGACGAACATCCCAGCAAGCAGGATCTCGGCGTCTTGAACCACTTTTCTCTAGGCGTAGAAAAGATGACAACCGTGATCCCGAACCTGAAGGAACACGGATGGGTTCCAGTGGGCGATGATGGAACCGCCCCGGAGATTGGCAAAGACGGTAAGTGGCAGTTCGATATCTTCGATCCGGACCTGACGCGCGTGGAGTACATGGAATTCCGGCCAACTCAGAAGCCCTGCTGCTCCGATTTCACCGGCCCGCATCCGCACGACTAA